From Cydia fagiglandana chromosome 24, ilCydFagi1.1, whole genome shotgun sequence, a single genomic window includes:
- the LOC134676285 gene encoding uncharacterized protein LOC134676285 yields MMTNNYRKYILKDGTVDICRACRRPGESLRHIISGCSHLANGEYLHRHNLVARIIHQQLALLYGLVDCEVPYYKYSPAPVLENGRATLYWDRSIITDRTIVANKPDIVIIDRSQRRAMLVDITIPHDENLVKAEKDKSSKYLDLAHELTAMWDVDSTIIVPIVVSVNGLIAKSLDQHLERLSLGGWIKGQMQKAVILDTARIVRRFLSLQP; encoded by the coding sequence atgatgacgaacaactatcggaaatatatcctgaaggacggtacggtcgacatttgtcgggcatgccgccgtcccggagagtcactcaggcatatcatttccggttgttctcatcttgctaacggcgagtacttgcacagacataatctcgtagccaggattattcaccagcaacttgctcttctatatggccttgtggactgcgaagtaccgtactacaagtactcacctgcgccggttctcgagaatggtcgtgccacgctctattgggatcgatctatcatcactgacaggactattgtagccaataagcctgatattgtgataatagatcgatcgcaacgtcgggccatgctcgttgacatcaccatcccccatgatgagaatctcgtgaaggccgagaaggacaagtccagtaagtacctagacttggctcacgagttaaccgccatgtgggatgttgattcgacgatcattgtcccgatagtcgtttcagtgaacggtttaatagcgaagagtctcgaccaacatctcgagagactctcgctaggtggttggatcaagggacagatgcagaaggcggtgatcttggacacggcgcggatagtacgtcggttcctctctctgcagccctga